From Echeneis naucrates chromosome 7, fEcheNa1.1, whole genome shotgun sequence, one genomic window encodes:
- the tshz2 gene encoding teashirt homolog 2: MPRRKQQAPKRAAVYVPDEDAALQDAITEEDGENDAQTEEECSEKTSPKVSEDRELDNKSTNTYSNQNSPISVLSNQEAELESRLSDSSDRLSDFKTSSPPESQRDDESRSSKHKEETGSSLEKMRAAYANFLSDSYWTGIGMDLKMAKNTSKANCDSTNGSTKSEFDWHQDALSKTLQQTLSPKPVSKPNLFSSVHLYRQTTKPCGSVFTGASRFRCKDCSAAYDTLVELTVHMNKSGHYQDNNHSKQSNSSASSSKSRKRNLQDMEGKEDAQKVLKCMFCGHSFDSLQDLSVHMIKTKHYQKVPLKEPIPVITPKLLPPAKKRAFETARPCSPDSTTGVSGYAEAQRAAAISNANSNRYGYQNGASYTWQFETCKSQILKCMECGSSHDTLQQLTTHMMVTGHFIKVTNSASKKGKQLALDPLAVEKIQGLAEPAASDTEGEKVSPKTASPGGSEKDSQGEGTSDKMEDTDTKDGKQESEDQKAANGAFKYPYLREEDLEQDSGGGGDILKSLANTVASAINKAQTGTPSWSAYPSIHAAYQLSGIIKSAPLSASPPTQLKQTFNHKLRPIAPKGKLYHGAVGVEAPQGQHQNVDIKKEKVGISDGKVSQNIKFDLVEHDDSDCQDDSSSSSKLDTDCVNEGSDAIKGKLSPDFSDRGKTPSPSVSNGRSTTSEPLSDTPDMLGINPLSALQSVLNNHLGKANKPNNSRVDKLSAHAQSIFADVNRSGDKPALMLGNPPRSRPDNSFLFVSDDQPIDLTKSKHSKPSSALLQPSAPIPQKYALSDIADMVKVLPKATTPKPSIPPRIPTMKLESDVRRFEDVSAEVYSVHKRKGRQSNWNPRHLLILQAQFASSLFQTSEGKYLLSDLGPQERMHISKFTGLSMTTISHWLANVKYQLRKTGGTKFLKNMDTGHPVFYCNDCASQFRSPTTFISHLESHLGFQIKDMCKMPVEHQTKVEEPELSKVLSVRATEALVTDEDVDSKFKCKLCCRTFASNHAVKLHLSKTHSKSPDNHSQYVEMDKE, from the coding sequence TGTACGTGCCCGACGAAGACGCCGCTCTTCAGGATGCCATCACAGAAGAAGATGGCGAGAACGACGCTCAGACCGAGGAGGAATGCTCGGAGAAGACCAGCCCCAAAGTGTCCGAGGACAGAGAGCTCGACAACAAGAGCACCAACACGTACAGCAACCAGAACTCTCCCATCAGTGTCCTTTCCaatcaggaggcagagctggagtcACGCCTTAGCGACAGCAGCGACAGACTCTCAGACTTCAAAACCTCCTCGCCTCCCGAGAGCCAGAGGGACGACGAGAGTCGCAGCTCGAAACACAAGGAGGAGACGGGAAGCAGCTTGGAGAAAATGAGGGCAGCCTATGCAAACTTCCTCTCTGATTCCTACTGGACGGGGATAGGAATGGACTTGAAAATGGCCAAAAACACCAGCAAAGCCAACTGCGACAGCACCAACGGAAGCACCAAAAGCGAGTTTGACTGGCACCAGGACGCGCTGTCCAAGACCTTGCAGCAGACGCTCTCCCCAAAGCCCGTGTCCAAACCCAACCTCTTCAGCTCCGTCCACTTGTACAGACAAACCACCAAACCCTGCGGCTCTGTGTTCACGGGGGCCAGCAGGTTTCGCTGTAAGGACTGTAGCGCAGCCTACGACACTCTGGTGGAGCTGACGGTCCACATGAATAAGAGCGGACACTACCAGGACAACAACCACAGCAAGCAGAGTAACTCCTCCGCCTCGTCCTCCAAGTCGAGGAAACGAAACTTGCAAGATATGGAAGGGAAGGAGGACGCGCAGAAAGTTTTGAAGTGCATGTTCTGTGGCCACTCTTTTGACTCTCTTCAGGATTTGAGCGTCCACATGATTAAAACGAAGCATTACCAAAAAGTGCCTTTAAAAGAGCCCATCCCAGTAATCACACCCAAGTTGTTGCCACCAGCAAAGAAACGGGCCTTTGAAACAGCACGACCCTGTTCCCCCGACTCGACGACCGGCGTGTCCGGCTACGCCGAGGCGCAGCGGGCCGCCGCCATTTCAAACGCCAACAGCAACCGCTACGGCTATCAGAACGGAGCGAGCTACACGTGGCAGTTTGAGACGTGCAAGTCTCAGATTCTCAAATGCATGGAGTGTGGAAGCTCTCACGACACCCTCCAGCAGCTCACCACGCACATGATGGTGACCGGACATTTCATCAAAGTCACAAATTCAGCCTCTAAAAAGGGTAAACAGCTAGCGCTCGACCCCCTGGCCGTGGAGAAGATCCAGGGGTTAGCCGAGCCGGCTGCCAGCGACACAGAGGGGGAGAAGGTGTCTCCAAAAACCGCCTCCCCCGGGGGGAGTGAGAAGGACAGCCAGGGGGAAGGTACGTCAGACAAAATGGAAGACACTGACACTAAAGATGGCAAGCAAGAGAGTGAAGATCAAAAGGCAGCCAATGGGGCTTTTAAGTACCCTTATCTCCGTGAGGAGGATCTTGAACAAGACTCAGGTGGAGGAGGGGACATTCTTAAATCTTTAGCCAACACAGTGGCCTCCGCCATCAATAAAGCTCAGACGGGGACGCCAAGTTGGAGCGCCTACCCGAGCATTCACGCCGCTTATCAGCTCTCTGGCATCATCAAAAGCGCCCCGCTCTCTGCGTCTCCCCCAACTCAGCTAAAGCAGACATTTAACCACAAGCTGAGGCCGATTGCCCCAAAGGGGAAGTTGTACCACGGTGCTGTGGGAGTTGAGGCTCCCCAGGGACAGCATCAAAATGTGgacatcaaaaaagaaaaggtcgGCATTAGCGATGGTAAAGTAAGCCAGAATATTAAGTTTGATCTGGTAGAGCACGATGACAGCGATTGTCAGGAtgattcctcttcctcttcaaagCTCGATACAGACTGTGTGAATGAAGGGAGCGACGCGATCAAAGGCAAGTTGAGCCCAGATTTCTCTGACAGAGGCAAGACGCCGAGCCCGTCTGTCAGCAATGGCCGCAGCACTACTTCAGAGCCTCTCAGTGACACTCCGGATATGCTCGGCATAAACCCTCTTAGTGCGCTGCAGTCAGTCCTGAACAATCATCTGGGCAAAGCAAATAAGCCCAATAACTCCAGAGTAGATAAACTATCTGCCCACGCTCAGTCTATCTTCGCGGACGTCAACCGCAGCGGCGACAAGCCGGCTCTAATGCTCGGAAATCCTCCGAGAAGTAGGCCCGATAACTCCTTTCTGTTTGTTAGCGACGACCAGCCGATAGACCTGACCAAATCTAAACACAGCAAGCCGAGTTCGGCGCTGCTGCAGCCGTCCGCCCCGATTCCGCAGAAGTACGCTCTGTCCGACATAGCCGACATGGTCAAGGTTCTTCCGAAAGCCACGACGCCGAAACCCTCCATACCGCCGAGGATCCCGACGATGAAACTGGAATCAGACGTCAGGCGCTTCGAGGACGTGTCCGCCGAGGTGTACTCCGTCCACAAGCGCAAAGGCAGACAGTCCAACTGGAATCCCCGCCacctcctcatcctgcaggccCAGTTCGCCTCCAGCCTTTTCCAGACCTCTGAAGGGAAATACCTGCTCTCTGACCTCGGCCCTCAGGAACGGATGCACATCTCCAAGTTCACTGGATTGTCCATGACCACCATTAGCCATTGGTTAGCGAACGTAAAATACCAACTGCGCAAAACCGGAGGGACCAAATTTCTGAAGAACATGGACACGGGCCACCCGGTCTTCTACTGCAATGACTGCGCTTCCCAGTTCAGGTCGCCCACCACCTTCATTTCCCACCTGGAGTCCCACCTCGGCTTCCAAATCAAAGACATGTGCAAAATGCCGGTGGAGCACCAGACGAAGGTGGAGGAGCCAGAACTGTCGAAGGTCCTCAGTGTCAGGGCCACGGAGGCTCTAGTCACAGACGAGGACGTTGACTCAAAGTTCAAATGTAAGCTCTGCTGTCGGACATTTGCCAGTAATCACGCGGTCAAACTCCATTTGAGTAAAACTCACAGCAAATCCCCCGATAACCATTCACAATATGTGGAAATGGACAAAGAGTAG